TTACTTTTTGCAGCAGTTGTCGTTTTTGTTTCTTTTACAGTTGTTTTGTTCACTTTTTCTTTACTTTCTACTAAATCCATTCCGCATTTAGGGCACTTTCCTTTTTTGTCACTCATTACTTTAGGATGCATCGAGCAAGTGTACATTGTTTTCTGAACTTCTTTTTTGGTCGTTGTAGTAGTTGTTTGAGCAGCCACTACATTACCCATTGCAAAAAAGAATACTAATACCCAGATTATTGTTCTCATAATTTCTATTTTTTCAACGTTACTATATTATTATTCAACTATTTTCAACATTTAAAGATAGTCTTTTTAAAAAGCAAAAACTGTATTTGGACTTCCTAAAGATACCAAATACAGCTAAACTAATATAATTATTCCTTATTTAATTCTAGTAAGATTTTTAACAAAGCTACAACAAATAAAACTGAAATTTATTTATCTCCACCTATAATAGAATAAGCAATTGACTGCGACAAAGATAATATTATACTAAAAAACATCGCTACCCAAAATGAATCTACAGTAAAACCTCCAACAATTTTGGTACACAATAATATCATCAAAGCATTTACAACCAACAAGAACAAACCTAAAGTTACTATAGTAAAAGGCAAAGTCAACAATACCATTATTGGTTTAATAAAAATATTAAGCAATCCTAAAACAATAGCTACTACCATTGCTGTAAAAGGTCCAGCAATATGAACTCCTGGCAAAAAATGTGCAATCCCAAAAACCAACCCTGCGGTAACAATTATTCTTATAATCAAATTCATAGTTGAGCCTTTTAAAATTTCAATAAATATAATAATTTTTCTACAGTATCGTCAATTATTTCAAAAAATGACTTACTAATTTATTGAAGCTTCTTCCAACTAAAATTAAATAATTTTTTTAATCAAAACTTTCAACCATTTAAAAACTAAATAAAAAAACAAAATCGGTATTAAGATTTTTCCTAACTCTGCTAGTGAGAAATGACTGTTTTTATTAAAAATATTAGAAACAAATTTAGCAAAGTTTTGAGGAAAATAGAGAATAGAATCTGGATTTTTGATTAGCACGAAATACAAAAAAAACAATATAAAACTTTTGCTAATCAAGCCATAGAATAGTACAAAATAATCTAACCCTTTCCAGTTTTTTTTACTTTTAAAAACTTGGGCAACATTTTTGGAACCATGATGCATCAAATTTGGTTTTTCTATAGCATCTGATAAAATCCAATAACCATCACTTCTCAAAAAAGGATTTAAATTTCGTAAAACCGAGAATGAAATAACACAAGAAAGGACAATTAACAACTGGCTTTGAAAAACAAATCCTATCAATATAAGGAATAGCATATAGACTATTTCAAAATAAATTCCTGCAGCATTTACGATAATTCTTTGGATTTTTGGTAATTTCCAAATATCTGTAACATCAGCAAAATAAACTGGTATAAATAGATAAAAACCTCCGCCAATACCACCATGTTTTGCTTTAAAATAATGTGCCGCTGAAGCATGACCAAACTCATGGAAAGTTACACCTACAAAACTCAATAAGAAAAAAGTTAACCATTCTGACTTTGCAATATTACTGTATAAAATCTGATTGTAAAATTGATAAAAACTCAAAGAAAGTATAAAAATGGAAAGTATTAGTATTGTAATCATCACACCAGGAAGAAACAAAAACTGTAAATATTTTGTAAATTTAGACACTTGTTTTTCACTGATTACTATAAAACTTAATTTTAAATAATCAGGTTTTTCATTTGGCTTAATCACTTGATTTTCATTAATTATAATACCGTATTCAGCTAATTTTTCAAACAAAAAAGCATAACAAAAATCTACTTTTAATTTGTAATCATATTTAGAATTATATTCTACTACAATCGTTTCTAATGTTTTTTTATTATCTATTATTTGTAAAAAATCATATAACTGAGATGATATCTTTACACGATGATCCCATTGGGTTTCGTGAATAAAATATTCGTTCTTATTTATTGAATGATAGCTAATTTCTTTAGAAAGCTGCGGAACTCTGTTTTTGTTCATATTTTGTAAATGCTTGTAATACGGAAACTGTTGTAAATAATCGATTAAATTCTTTGGCTCTAACATTCATTCCAAAAGAAGCAATGGCGTAGTCCCCTTTAGGATTTGTATCAGTAGCATTAGGAACTTGCAAAGCATTTGAATTTCCCCATGAACCATCATTATATTGATTTTTAAGAATATAATTCACTGCTTTTAGTGAAGCTGCTTTTTGACTCAATAAAACTAATACTTCTAAACCTAATGCTGTATAAAACACATTCTCTCCATAAGAATCA
The Flavobacterium sp. 5 DNA segment above includes these coding regions:
- a CDS encoding heavy metal-binding domain-containing protein; this encodes MRTIIWVLVFFFAMGNVVAAQTTTTTTKKEVQKTMYTCSMHPKVMSDKKGKCPKCGMDLVESKEKVNKTTVKETKTTTAAKSKYVCTMDGSTSDKPGKCPKCGMAITERKPENK
- a CDS encoding phage holin family protein, with the translated sequence MNLIIRIIVTAGLVFGIAHFLPGVHIAGPFTAMVVAIVLGLLNIFIKPIMVLLTLPFTIVTLGLFLLVVNALMILLCTKIVGGFTVDSFWVAMFFSIILSLSQSIAYSIIGGDK
- a CDS encoding peptidase, M50 family protein, which gives rise to MNKNRVPQLSKEISYHSINKNEYFIHETQWDHRVKISSQLYDFLQIIDNKKTLETIVVEYNSKYDYKLKVDFCYAFLFEKLAEYGIIINENQVIKPNEKPDYLKLSFIVISEKQVSKFTKYLQFLFLPGVMITILILSIFILSLSFYQFYNQILYSNIAKSEWLTFFLLSFVGVTFHEFGHASAAHYFKAKHGGIGGGFYLFIPVYFADVTDIWKLPKIQRIIVNAAGIYFEIVYMLFLILIGFVFQSQLLIVLSCVISFSVLRNLNPFLRSDGYWILSDAIEKPNLMHHGSKNVAQVFKSKKNWKGLDYFVLFYGLISKSFILFFLYFVLIKNPDSILYFPQNFAKFVSNIFNKNSHFSLAELGKILIPILFFYLVFKWLKVLIKKII